GGGGTTCCCTGGGGAACTTTCCTGAGATGTTTTCACTCCCAGCTGGAAGACTTGGGGCTGGTGAAGCCTCCGGGGTCCTGAAGTGGGCTGTACCCTCTtggagggggagcagcagctcactgCCAGCCATCTGTAACTCTTCCTTCTGTTCCTTGTGTCTCTTTTCCACCTTTGTGCAGGCAAATCACCACAGAGGAAGGGGAACAGAGAGCCAAAGAGCTGAATGTGATGTTCATTGAGACCAGTGCAAAGACTGGCTACAATGTGAAACAGGTAAAACATCCAGGCTGAGTTCTCAATCAGGAATTCACTGCTCTAGGTCGGCTccagggtggatttgggatcctgCATGAATTTCCTTGTGTTTAATGCCAGCCCCTGAGATGTTTCTTGGTTTATGTAGTGCAAGCTCCTTTCCTGTTGAGTCAATGATTCCCTGTCAAAGCTAAACCTTGAAACAAATGAGGCTCCAGAATGtgctgagggatgggaaaggggaaaaatcctTGTTTTGTGCAGCCAGTCAGCTGgaatttggtttggtttggttcacAGTCAATGCACTGTTTGCTGAAATCACTGCTGACATCTGTGGGGAGAATTGTTGCTGCTGATGCACTGGAGTAGAAGTTCCTCCTTCTGTTTGCCAGCCAGAgaatcttgaaatatttttagggaattgaggttggaagggatctctggaAATCACCCCTTCCACccttcctgctcagagcaggctgcccagagctgaCTCCAACTGAGTTTGGGATATCTCAAAGGATAGGAACTGTCCAGGTGCCAGTGTTAGATCAACCAAACTGCAAAACAAcctttaaattttcattttaagcaaAATTTCTCAGATGTCTGCTTGTGCCCTTTGCTTCTTCCTTGTGATTCCCCTCTCCACTGATTCAGGGATTGTTCTGGATATGAGAGTTTGGAATAAGGAGCTGTGAGCTCTGGAGGAAATTGGAAAACATCCTCAGGGGTTTGCTGCACACCAGCAGCTTGGTACAGCCTCACAGTGGGGTTGGGAGGCTTTGGGCTCAGTTTTTGTGGCTGCTCTGGATTGAACCCTCTTTAGTGATGGATTTTGACTCCCGTTGCCTTCTTTGCCCAGTGGGTGTTtgtgaggagagctgggatgtggAGGCTGCAAACCCCAGCATCTCACTGGAACCTTTTTTTTACGAGGAACACCCTTTGAGGGGTGGCTGAGGAGggaaatcagcagcagcagggattgcTCTGGGGTTTGATGCAGCAGAGttcagcagcctggcagtgtctgtgctgtgtgagggcagcagggagagctccaaACATTGACTGAGGAGTGATGCAAATCCATTCTCCAGGTTTTCTGGGGATAGCAGAGCCCTTCCCAGTGTAAGTGCAGCTCCCTGGAACCAGCAGTTCTGCTGAGGAATGGCTCTTTGGCAGCAGGACTGATCTGAAGGGCTGGGCTCTGAAAGCTCTGTTGTTCCACAGAGGAATATTCAGTGCCAGCTGAGTGatcagaaatccccaaatgtgCACCCTTTGTGCACGAGCAGGGGCTGAACATGGTAAATGATGTTCAGTAAGTGCAGGAGGGAGTTCCATGAATCCCTGGAAGAATGTTACTAATTAATTCCACATTCTCTTCGAGCAGGAACAGGTAAAATAAACTGGGTTTTTGTAGGCATTGAATAAGTTCTTTAATATAAGTTCTTTAAAACCTGTTAAATATCCTGCATAAAATTCTCATGGCATTTTTGatcactgctctgcctgctAAAGTACCCACTTAAGGAGTTTGTACAACTCAGACTCAGATTCCTGCTGTAAAACAATGTTTTTAACAGGAACTTGTTTCTGACAAGCCTTGAGCTCCTCTCttgctgttttccagcttttccgCCGTGTGGCTGCTGCCTTACCTGGGATGGACAGCACACCAGAGAAGAGCAAAGAAGACAGTATCCTTGTTTTCCCATGGAATTGGGCAATTATCTGGTGTTAAACTGGGCTTACTGACTTTGGCACATTGTGGGGTTTGCAGTGATGTGGCTGAAGCAGGgcatggagctgttggagtgtgagcagagggatggagcagctctgccgTGAGGAAAGGTTGGGACAGTTGGGAttgttcaggctggagaagagaagctttggggtgacctaattTGGGCCTTTAGGACCTGAAgaagccaaaaagaaaaattgaaggGGAATATTTACAATGGcttggagtgacaggacaagggggaatggcttcccactgccacagagcagggttgggtgggatattgggaaggaatccttccctgtgagggtggagaggccctggtacagggtgctcagagaagctgtggttgcccttgatccctggaagtgtccaaggccagggcttggagcagcctgggctagtggaagctgtccctgcccatggcagggggtggcactgagtgatctttaaggtcccctccaacccaagcCACCCTGGGATTGTATGACCCTGTTTGTGGGCCAGGTATAAATGTACACAACTAATGGCCAGCACGAGTTTTGCTTCTCCACTCGAACTGAGGCTGGAATTTCCACACTTTCAGAACACCAGAGTTTGTTACTCTTTTTGTCCATCCTCTGGAAGGTCTCACCACATGCCTGGCTTTGCCTGGTCAGGCAGGCTGtggaaaaaccccaagcaaCCCTTCCAGATCCTGTCCTGGGTGATTCCTTAACTGTCCCTGCAGTGATTGACATCAAACTAGAGAAGCCCCCCGAGCAGCCAGTGACGGAGAGCGGGTGCTCCTGCTAACAgccccggcagcagcagcagcagcagccctggtggCCGGGCTGGCGGAGAACGTCGCGCTCATCGCCCCCGGGGCTGCCAAACCATCCCCAAGCGAGCAATGAACCCCTGGGTACTggtggggagcagccccggcTCCCCTCTCACTGCATGGTTTGAGCCCTGAGTGCAGAATGAGTGTCCTGTCttttgagtttatttttttatgttgttgCACTTTGGCACCACGGTGCCCTTCacactttctctctctctctccctctctccctctctcttcctccctttctcccctGTTCCCACCTGGAGCCTCCCTGCTCAGATGTATCTTGTGAATGCCATGGAAAAGCTGCCGAGTTAGGGAAGACAAAAATGAAGCTTTGGGGGGTGGGGTTtctgccttccctcctgccttgcATCCTTCCCCCAGCCTTCTCCAGCCCTCTGTCTTGCATCCCCACTTCCTCTGGTAAAAGGCTGCTCCTTAAACTTAAGCCAGTCACTTGGACTTGCCTTTTTGGACTCTGCAGGTTCCCAGGCTTTGCTTCCTACAGGGCACACACCCCACGAGCTCTCTGGTTTCTCCTTTCTGTGGATGATCCTGGCTAACTCTTGCTCACCACTTCCCAGTTTTGCCCCTCGAGtctcacaggccctggaaagCCCCAGACTCTGAGAGCTTTGGCCTTGTTGCTTCCGTTTGTGTGgcagggacatcccagagccTGCTGGAATCTCTTCCCATCCAGAGGATGTTGGTGAGTGTTGGCTGCAGACGTGGGGGAGGACGAGGGACCAGAGGATTTGCAGCCTGAGGCTGGGTGGGGAGAGATCCTCAGGGATTCTGGAAGCAAACAGTGACCTGGAATCCATCACTGCAGGGGCAATACCTGCCCTGGGAGTCATGGATGCTCCTCAGGCTCCTTCCCCGATCTCCATTCTCCTGTTCTTTCTGTTTCATGCGGAGCAGGAGAgccacagcagagggaaaagcaacATTCCACTCTCATTCCCAGGTTGCTGCTTGGTGGAATCATTCCCATTGCCTCTGCCcttggagcagagctctggggtggGACCAGCAGCCGTTTCACTCCTGGGGTGCATTTTAACCTTTGCCAAAGCTGAGGGGAGCAATGGCAGGGAATCCCTGTCAAGTGGGTGGAGGATTGGAGGATTGGATGCTGCTGAAGGGAATTCTGGTGTCACTCCCCAACCTTGGAGGTTGGGAACTGCCTACTTTCCCCCTGCCCCTGGTTTTGAATTAATTCATAGAGCTTTTCAGAGATTTCCTGGGGTCTGGGGTTTTGGgtccacaaaacaaaacaaaacaaaaaaaaaaaaacaaaaaaaaaacaaaaaaaaaaagttggtttGTCAGTTGGCAGAGAGGAGAATTCCACTATCCTTTCCCCACCTGGCCTGTGTGACACGGAGGATGCTGTGGTAGGACAGTGAGCACAGTGTGACCACGGTGGGGGGGTCAGTGGcactccctcccctcccttggCAGGGTGTCCCTCAGTCCCTGACACCCgaggaggggaagggacagccctgggctgggatgtggcagccccggcctggcagcagctcactGAGGTCCCCAGAGTCCCCTCCCCTGGCCGCAGGAGGAAGCTGGGATGTGAGTCCTGTCCCCCCCTCGGGAAGCTGATCCCATTCCCTGTACATAGCCCCTTGTGGGAGTTGCTGGTGTCGGTGTCCGTGTCTGTAGAACAGGTGTTGctgtccctccccaggcagctctgctgtcccttgtGTTGTTCGAGTCACGGACCGGGGCGGGAGGGGGGAGACCCCAATTAGGGGCGGGGGGTAATTAGTGGAATCCAATAGTTCCCTTCCCACTGTTTTTCTGGATGTGTTCCTGCCGTGTGTCCGGCCCCGCTGTCTTGTAGCTGTAGCGAGTAAGTGTGACTGTAACTCTGAGTAAGGACTGTGTGACACAGCCACAGTGTAtcactaaataaataaagttaTTTCACCAACACCgagctctcctgctgccacgGCGAGCTGGGGGGAAAGAGGGGTTTGCTCTGAGCTCTGACATTCCTGTcctgagcagggatggaggagggacagaggaaggatgaagaggaagaatggaggagaaggaggaagatgaggagaaatggaggaagaggaggaggaaggatggagcaggaagaggaggagggggtggGTAGAGGAGGAAGGATGAATGAGGaaggacaggaggaggagggacagaggtGGAGGaatggaggaggaaggaagaatggagcagaaggaaggacagaggaggagggagaaaagacTTTGCTGATGTTGTTGCAAAATGTGGAATATATAACAACCTTCTCAGGACGTCTCTTCTTTGATGTTTGATCTTTGTTACTTTCAAGACTaatcagcaaaaaaaatgtatttaatccAAGAAATTGAGCAGGCAATCACTGGAAGTGATATCCAGGCGTTGGAAGGACAAGTGACTTGTGGATGGAATTGCCTCATTGAGGGTTAGGGCTGGACAGGCTTGAATGATCTCAGCCCTGGGGGAGGTTACCAAAGCTTGGGAAGAAGGATCTCTATTTTGGGATAACAACAGGACCCTGTGGATGCAAATGTGACTCTGAATGGAGCCCTCaggtgagccctgccctgcaaCACACCTGGGACtgatcctgctgctccagaaagCCTGCAGCATGaacccctggcagtgctcccttcatccctgcaagtgtccaaggccaggctggacaaggcttggagcaacctgggatagtgggaggtgtccctgcccacggcatggggtggaactggatgatccttcccacccaaaccattccatgattttataaATTTGTGCCTCTCACTACCCAGCTTTGTGTCCCTAAAAAATCCATTGTTGCTGGAGCTGTTGTTTTCCCACCAGGAATCAGCAACTGCTCAAGTTCTGGAGGATGAAATAGACTCTGGTGTCCTTAATGCTTTGCTAATTAATACACCCAAAACATGAATGTGCCTCAGGAAAGAATCCACTCTTTCCTGTCAGCCAGGTCAGCAGGAAAACACCTGAGTCATTCCCTGGGAggagctccctggggcaggggagtcCTTCCTGGAGATCCTGCCAGGGAATGCTCTGAAGTAGGAGGGAGAAATTCAGCCTTGAaatctgcagctcctcctcctgtaTGGGACACAGAGATTGTGGGAAACCAGAGAGGTGATACAAGAGgtctccttccctttcccagagTGTTGCAGGGGCTTCCAGGATGTTCATTTCCCTGGTGGAAAAGCTAATTTTTAGTTGAGTGAAAATCTCTTTTCCAGTGTCTTTTCCTcgttcccagcctggctcagtgtcctgccctgctcctggagctgtgctggtgccaccacagccacaATCCTGCcttgctccttcccagcagtgctggaacaCTCCAGGTTAATCAGGGACTGATTTCCAGCAGTCAGTGGAAAAAGCCCCTGAAACAGCTGCAgatcccaaattttctcctgCAGGCTGCAAGGGTGACTGGAGCTGAGCCTTGGCCCAGCATTTCCTTGGAATGGTGCTCATGGTGGGTACATCCCAACTTCCACACAGACTTCCTGAGTGGGAAGAAGCTGAACTCAGTCTGCTGTACTTGATTTATTGATTTACAGAAAAAGTGGAAAACACCACAAGGAAGAGAAGtcagagccagggctgtccTGAAGCCATTACAACGTGATCCCACCAGGCATTTGCCCCTGGATTTGCTGATAATTTCCTTAGTAATTAACATTTCCAAACATCTCAGTCCTATATAGTGAGGGTTTTATCAGCAAAGAGGCACAaacagccagagctgtgcaTGGACTGGGGCTGGATTTTACTCCTGGAGTTGCCAGCAAACCCAGCAATGCACAGCAGAGGTGggacagaggagaaggaaagaattcCATGGCACAAGAGAGTGGAACAGGTGAATTTCCTGGAGGACAAcacctgtgctctgctcaggaaTCCTCAAGAACCAGGGATCCAGGATCAAGGGATCCAGAACTTAAATTAAGTCTTGCTAAAATCTGGATCCTGCTGGACCAGCTGCCCCCCAGGACCCACTTCACACCAGCTTTTCCCAATACCCattcccaggagcacagcctcAATCCCCATCCACCTTCCAGCCAAATGAGCCCCTTGGCATCTCCCCACGTGGGAAAGAGCTGATCCTGTGCAGGCCAGTAGTGCCTCCAGTGAAAGCTGAAACATGAGGAGTCATCTCAGATGTTGGGAAGAAGGAGTGGAGAGGTTTTGGCAGGATGAAGCTCCCTGTTAGTGAACTGTCCGTTCCTTCTGCCGCTGGTAATCTGGGagggaaggacaaggagagaaTGGCCAGGGGGAATCACCCAAAACGTTCAGGAAAACACACATTCCCAAGTGGAAGCAGTGTTTGAGACCCTCTGGCTTTAAAAGTGCACCCCCACCAGTCACTTCAAGTGATTTTAGGGCATTCAGAACAAAAAGCtttctttgaaattatttgtttaaaacCCCCTCTTCCCCtactcctttttgttttttttcttaatggcCACTTTCCATTCTATGAAGAATCCTTGTTTGGCTTGACTTCTCCATTTTTTTATCCCTTAAATCTTGGAACTTTATAGGTGCAGGACTGGGAGTTAACCCAGTCCTTCCCTTCACTTACAATTCAAACATCCTTAGGGAGGGATATCCACCATTTGCACTTGTGCCAGACCTCGTTCCTCTGTTATTCAAGGATAATTAGCTGAAAGTCATGAGCTTTAAATTAACTTTTCCATTCCCAGCCATCCCACCTTCCTGCTCTCCGAGTTTTCCTACATGAGCAGATGAAGCCAGGCCTCATTATCCTGATGTGGTGCCTGATCTCAAATCAACAGTCAGTGACCTTGGGCTGCTACACTGGGCTGGAATGAGCAGGGATTCATGGCAGTTTGCTTCCCAAGGAGCCTCCCAAGACCGGGCACGTACTGTAGGGGAAGTAGCGGACGCGCATCGTGATCTCCCGCGCCGTCTTCAGGATCTCCACGGCCTGAAAAACGAGAAAAGAGCATTCCATGGgttctgagctgggctgagaggCTGCAAGGAGGTGGATTCCCCATCCCAGCGCTCACCTTGCTGTGCTCAATGTCCTGGAAATCCACATCGTTCACTGAGAGCACCTGgtccccctcctgcagcccggCCCTGTGAGCATCCGAGTCGGGAATCAcctgggaagggagagcaggggtggcagcaggggatctcccacagctcccctccCACACTGCCCCGGGGAGCAattccaggggctgggagaagACCAGGGAGTGGTGCAGGATGTTCTGAGGCAGCCAGAGcctccctggggctcagctgctcccACCGGCACAGGCAGGATCCAGGCGGGAATGGCGCAAGGACGGACACACCTTGGAGATGAAGATTCCCAACTGCGAGGCTTTTCCTCCCCGGATGTTGAAGCCCAGCTGTGGGAaaaaacagcagggaaatgcagTCACCAGGACTCTTCCCTTGGCCCAGCTCTCATTCAATTCCCCAGGACGCTTCTCCTTGTCCAGGGCCCTTCCAATTCCCCAGgacctccctccctgccctgcctcccgGAGGGATCCAAGGTGGGTGCTGCggtgctcagccaggcagcagcGCCAGGTCCTCTCTCCTAATTCCTGCCACcggggacacctgaggggacCCGCTcccatcctccagcagctccacatcccaaGACACCACATCGGGAACAACCCCTCCCCTTGCCCAACGCCCTGGCATCAGCCACCCTGCCCGCCCCACGCCTGTGACAGCAGTTCCCTGCGCCAGGACGCTGCCAGTCGAGAATATCGCGATCCCAGCGCCTTTTCTGCCGGGAAACGCTCCGGGAACGCAACACCGCAGCCAGGAGCGCCGGGCCGGCGCCGCCCGCCTCACCTGCGCCCCGGGCGGCTTCTTGAGGACGATGGTGCGGGGCAGGAACTGCGTGAGCTCGTTGTTGTAGTCGGGGTGATAAACGCGCTGCGGGGGATGCGCGGCGGCTCAGctggggccgggccgggctccccCGCCCGGCGACGCCCCgtggccgccgccgcccccgggccGTGCCCCCGCTCCCCCCGTCCCGGGCTGACCTCGTGCGGCGGCACCCAGGCGGGCGGGCTCTCGTAGGGCGGCAGGAAAACCACCGGGAAGTCGTCGTAGGGCACCCGGCCCTCCATGCTGCCGCTCCGCCGCGCCCGGGACGCGCCCCGAGTGCGACGCACCGCGCTGCGATTGGTCGAGacccgccccgcgccccgccccctGCCCGACGCACTCGCACGCGATTGGCTCCGTCCCGCCCCTCGCGCCGTCCCGTCCCCACCCTTGGTTGGACCCGCCCCTGAGTGACGCACCCCTCTGCGATTGGCTGCAGCCCCGCCTCTCGGCGACGCACAGCCCCGCGATTGGCTGTGGCGCCACCCCGCTTGAGCTTCCTTTCGGTGATTGGCCGTGGCGGCGCGCGGCCCGGTTTGAACGGTGGCCGTTGTGGCGCCGCCATTGGAACGGGCAGCGGCGGTTCCAGGTCAgtcccgcggccgccccgc
This sequence is a window from Haemorhous mexicanus isolate bHaeMex1 chromosome 14, bHaeMex1.pri, whole genome shotgun sequence. Protein-coding genes within it:
- the PDZD11 gene encoding PDZ domain-containing protein 11 → MEGRVPYDDFPVVFLPPYESPPAWVPPHERVYHPDYNNELTQFLPRTIVLKKPPGAQLGFNIRGGKASQLGIFISKVIPDSDAHRAGLQEGDQVLSVNDVDFQDIEHSKAVEILKTAREITMRVRYFPYNYQRQKERTVH